From Meiothermus sp., a single genomic window includes:
- a CDS encoding response regulator transcription factor: MSHPDPENLRVLLVDDHPVVRQGLRMFLATDPGLQVVGEAENGQEALEKVAELHPDVVLMDLLMPVMDGVCATRQIKARFPEVEVIALTSALDDRLVAEAIHAGVTGYLLKDAHPEELVEAIYAAKRGEVRLHPEAARRLAQEVRTTEMREALTPRETEILRLIGRGLSNKRIAQQLQVSELTVKTHVSHLLSKLGLSSRTQAALFAIREGLIGLE; encoded by the coding sequence ATGTCCCACCCCGATCCGGAAAACTTGAGGGTTCTATTGGTGGACGATCACCCGGTGGTGCGCCAGGGGTTGCGGATGTTTCTGGCTACCGATCCGGGGCTTCAGGTGGTGGGCGAGGCCGAAAACGGACAGGAGGCCCTGGAAAAGGTGGCCGAGTTGCACCCCGACGTGGTGCTGATGGATTTGCTGATGCCGGTGATGGATGGGGTGTGTGCCACCCGTCAGATCAAGGCGCGCTTTCCTGAAGTGGAGGTGATCGCCCTGACCAGTGCGCTGGACGACCGCTTGGTAGCCGAGGCCATCCATGCAGGGGTTACGGGCTATCTGCTAAAGGACGCCCACCCCGAGGAGCTGGTCGAAGCCATCTACGCGGCGAAGCGGGGGGAGGTGCGGCTGCATCCCGAGGCTGCCCGGCGGCTGGCCCAGGAGGTACGCACCACCGAGATGCGCGAGGCCCTGACCCCCCGTGAGACTGAAATTCTGCGGCTGATAGGGCGCGGGCTCTCCAACAAGCGCATTGCCCAGCAGCTCCAGGTGTCCGAGCTGACGGTCAAGACCCACGTCTCCCACCTGCTCTCCAAGCTGGGGCTGTCCTCGCGCACCCAGGCGGCTTTGTTCGCTATCCGGGAGGGGTTGATCGGGCTTGAGTGA